The following coding sequences are from one Comamonas koreensis window:
- a CDS encoding IS5 family transposase (programmed frameshift): MARQPVSKELWQQLQPLIPQFTPSSKGGARKLGVSNEAALNGILYVLQTGIPWEDLPQALGYGSGMTCWRRLRDWSAAGIWEQLHHAMLVRLREHDQIDWSRASIDGSSGAKPPGGQETGPNPTDRGKLGSKRHIIVDARGIPLVVLVSGANRHDSMLFEPCVDAIPAIKGLQGRPRRRPYKLHADKGYDYPRCRRHLKKRGIVSRIARRGIESSERLGKHRWVVERTHGWFAGFGKLRIRFERRLDIHMALLKLAAAIICARFVDRWC; the protein is encoded by the exons ATGGCAAGACAACCTGTTAGTAAAGAGTTGTGGCAACAGCTACAACCTCTGATTCCCCAATTCACCCCTTCTTCCAAGGGCGGTGCGCGCAAATTGGGCGTGAGCAACGAAGCTGCTCTCAATGGCATCCTGTACGTGCTTCAAACCGGCATCCCTTGGGAAGATTTACCTCAAGCTTTGGGCTACGGCAGTGGTATGACATGCTGGCGACGCTTGCGTGACTGGAGTGCAGCAGGCATTTGGGAACAACTACACCATGCAATGCTGGTGCGCCTTCGTGAGCATGACCAAATTGATTGGAGCCGAGCCAGCATTGATGGCTCATCGG GTGCCAAGCCCCCGGGGGGTCAGGAAACGGGTCCCAATCCCACTGACAGAGGCAAATTAGGCTCCAAACGTCACATCATTGTGGATGCTCGTGGCATTCCATTGGTGGTGCTTGTCAGTGGAGCCAACAGGCACGATTCGATGCTGTTTGAGCCATGTGTAGATGCCATTCCTGCAATCAAAGGACTGCAAGGCCGCCCTCGCAGGCGGCCCTACAAACTTCATGCGGATAAAGGGTACGACTACCCACGCTGCAGGCGGCATCTCAAAAAGCGTGGAATCGTCAGTCGCATTGCCAGGCGAGGCATTGAAAGCAGTGAACGATTAGGCAAGCACCGCTGGGTCGTGGAGCGAACTCATGGCTGGTTTGCTGGCTTTGGAAAACTGCGCATCCGATTCGAGCGGCGCTTGGATATACACATGGCTTTACTAAAGCTGGCTGCTGCAATCATCTGTGCACGCTTCGTGGATAGGTGGTGTTAG
- a CDS encoding Spy/CpxP family protein refolding chaperone: protein MSLLQRSAIVTAMLASLSVSSFAQTPAAPAVAPTTQSAPAPAKKAHGPEAREAHMAKRMQALKASLKLNASQEAAWTSYMTAVKPQRPAPGDRPERPDFAKMTTPERIDAMQAMHAKHQAAMDQRNQATKAFYATLTPEQQKTFDAETLKMHERRGRGPDGKGPHGQRHQGPNPKQTVPPMDSK from the coding sequence ATGTCTCTCTTACAACGCAGCGCCATCGTGACCGCCATGCTAGCCAGCCTGTCGGTTTCCAGCTTCGCCCAAACCCCGGCAGCCCCCGCAGTAGCCCCCACCACACAAAGCGCCCCCGCCCCTGCCAAAAAGGCCCATGGCCCCGAAGCACGCGAGGCACACATGGCCAAACGCATGCAGGCACTCAAGGCCTCGCTCAAGCTCAATGCCAGCCAGGAAGCCGCCTGGACCAGCTATATGACGGCCGTCAAGCCCCAGCGCCCGGCCCCCGGTGACCGCCCTGAGCGTCCAGACTTTGCCAAGATGACCACGCCAGAGCGTATTGACGCGATGCAGGCCATGCATGCCAAGCACCAGGCTGCGATGGACCAGCGCAACCAGGCGACCAAGGCTTTCTATGCCACCTTGACGCCTGAGCAGCAAAAGACTTTTGATGCGGAAACCTTGAAGATGCATGAGCGCCGCGGACGCGGCCCGGACGGAAAGGGCCCGCATGGCCAGCGCCATCAAGGCCCCAATCCGAAACAGACTGTTCCACCTATGGACAGTAAATAG
- a CDS encoding acyloxyacyl hydrolase, translating into MQYRPLLSAIGLCALTVWSASAQAQFADKRNSPTLYLQAGVAERDARALTIGSTIPMDWKTYWWGHAVTAHWDMSLSAWNSDRMEQEGSRTIAVVGLVPTMRFHSKSQYPWFVEAGLGGYVSSKLYESRDKRFSTAFNFGTHIGVGYFTGMRRENEWSVRLEHLSNASIKRPNPGENFVQLRYARHF; encoded by the coding sequence ATGCAATACCGCCCTCTCCTCTCCGCTATCGGCTTGTGCGCGCTGACTGTCTGGAGTGCCTCTGCCCAAGCGCAGTTTGCCGACAAGCGCAACAGCCCCACCCTGTACCTGCAAGCAGGGGTTGCCGAACGTGACGCGCGTGCGCTCACCATTGGCTCGACCATCCCAATGGATTGGAAGACCTATTGGTGGGGCCATGCGGTCACCGCCCATTGGGACATGAGCCTGTCCGCCTGGAACTCCGACCGCATGGAGCAAGAAGGCAGCCGCACCATTGCTGTGGTTGGCCTCGTGCCCACGATGCGCTTTCACAGTAAGAGCCAGTACCCCTGGTTTGTTGAAGCGGGCCTCGGCGGTTATGTCTCCAGCAAGCTCTATGAAAGCCGCGACAAGCGCTTCTCGACCGCTTTCAATTTCGGCACCCACATCGGCGTGGGCTACTTTACCGGCATGCGCCGCGAGAATGAATGGTCGGTGCGTCTGGAGCATCTGTCCAACGCCTCGATCAAGCGTCCCAACCCTGGCGAGAACTTTGTGCAGCTGCGCTACGCGCGCCACTTCTGA
- a CDS encoding recombination-associated protein RdgC, whose product MFKNMIFYRISETWQPDLVALDTALAKQQFEQCGATQEKSTGWVPPRGEEHGAMVESVGGQWILRLMSESKMLPASVLNRKVDEKLAHIEAQEGRKPGKKEKQELKDECKLDLLPMAFTKQGGLWIWIDPQARLLVLDTSSQGRADEVITMLVEASPGFSVALIDTQNSPQGAMSAWLHSYDAPAGFSIDQECELKSADESKAVVRYARHPLGIDEIREHIDQGKLPTKLALTWDDRVSFVLTEGLQLKKVALLDVVMEGASEDGGFDADVAIATGEFSQLIPDLIQALGGEGRTELGQLPDRGDKPAAAAREGAAAPAKPMSQGVGAAKPFQASGKPGGMQTGPKSAPVDQDPDSSPF is encoded by the coding sequence ATGTTCAAGAACATGATTTTTTACCGCATCTCCGAAACCTGGCAGCCGGATTTGGTCGCGCTGGATACGGCCTTGGCCAAGCAGCAGTTTGAGCAGTGCGGCGCTACCCAGGAAAAATCCACCGGTTGGGTGCCTCCGCGCGGCGAGGAGCACGGCGCGATGGTCGAGTCGGTAGGGGGCCAGTGGATCTTGCGGCTGATGAGCGAGAGCAAGATGCTGCCCGCCAGCGTGCTCAACCGCAAAGTTGATGAAAAGCTCGCCCATATCGAAGCCCAGGAAGGCCGCAAGCCCGGCAAGAAGGAAAAGCAGGAGCTCAAGGACGAGTGCAAGCTCGATCTGCTGCCGATGGCCTTTACCAAGCAGGGCGGGCTGTGGATCTGGATCGATCCGCAGGCGCGCCTCCTGGTGCTGGACACGAGCAGCCAGGGCCGTGCCGACGAAGTGATCACCATGCTGGTGGAGGCCTCGCCCGGTTTTTCGGTGGCGCTGATCGACACCCAGAACAGCCCCCAGGGGGCGATGTCCGCCTGGCTGCACAGCTACGACGCGCCGGCGGGCTTCAGCATCGACCAGGAGTGCGAGCTCAAGAGTGCCGATGAATCCAAGGCGGTCGTGCGCTATGCCCGCCACCCGCTGGGCATCGACGAGATCCGCGAGCATATCGACCAGGGCAAGCTGCCCACCAAGCTGGCGCTGACCTGGGATGACCGGGTCAGCTTTGTGCTGACCGAGGGCCTGCAGCTCAAGAAGGTGGCCTTGCTTGATGTGGTGATGGAAGGCGCCAGTGAGGATGGCGGTTTTGACGCCGATGTGGCCATTGCCACCGGGGAGTTCAGCCAGCTGATTCCCGACCTGATCCAGGCACTGGGCGGCGAAGGCCGCACCGAGCTGGGCCAGCTGCCCGACCGGGGCGACAAACCCGCCGCAGCGGCCCGGGAAGGGGCTGCAGCGCCCGCCAAGCCGATGAGCCAGGGGGTAGGCGCTGCCAAGCCATTCCAGGCGTCTGGCAAGCCTGGCGGCATGCAGACCGGGCCCAAATCGGCACCGGTGGACCAGGATCCGGATTCCAGCCCTTTCTGA